The stretch of DNA AACTCGTATTCCTGAAGGAATTCAATAAATTCGTCAACTATGAGCGGTCGCATGCGGATCAGTCGCCGCCGCCGGCCGGCAACGTGAAAAATATGGACAAGCGCAAATGGGCGTGAAGGAGGTACTCATGGGAGAGCAAGAACAATTTTTCGGGTACTGTTTCCCGGAGCCGGATGGTTGGCATACGCCCCCGGTGACGCTAAATACGCCAGAGGAGGTTTATCGCTATACGCAGTTGCACGGTAAAACCGGAATGTTTCGTGAGGTCCGTGTCACCGATAGTGGCGATTTTACGGTCGTCCAGATGATCGACGGCCAATATGTCTGGCCGGAAGAGTGGAAGCAATTGAATAAGGGGGAAACAGGCAATGAAGCAGGGGAAGCGGCCAACGAAGAAACAGAAAATCATGATTGCAGCGGCAAAAGGGCTGGTGCTGGAGAATTGGTTGGTGGAGCGGGAAACTCCGACACAGCTTGTGTTGATTCATCGAAAATCCGGCAAGCCGAAGACGATCAATAAAGGTGCCTGATGAGCGGACGTAATTATTGGCACGTTTACAATCACATCCGGCGCCGGGTGATGGATACCGGTAAGCATCCTGAGCGGGCAGATCTACTGGCCGAATTCGCAGACCTGCAGGCTTCGGTGGTTGATGAAGGCATTGCCGAATACGAGATTGCTTTCGGCGAGCGTAAGGGGGGCGGGAACGATGCGGAAGTTGCAGAATAAACGCACGCTGCCGGACCCGTTTTTCCAGCGGAAGCATTTCTTCACCATTTGGGACGACAGCGGTCAGATCGTCGGAACGGTTTATGTGCTGGATTCAGCCATGATGCCGCAGCGGAAGAAGGGAGTACGTAAACATGAAGCTCATGGGCATCGATCACGGAACAAATTACGCAGGATGGGCCACCATGCAGAACGGAAAGCCGATTGAACTCGGCCTTCGTGACTACAGCAAAATCAAGATGCCGGATGTGCTGGATGCGATCTATCAGGATACTTTCCGGATGATGGAGCAGGAGCAGCCGGGAATGGTGATCCTGGAGCGGCCGGTTCACTTCAAGAATGCGAGCAGCGTACTGGCTTTGGTCGGCGCCTACTCCATGGTGACGCTGGCCGCCCTGCATCTCGGCGTACAGATCGGCGAGATCCGGCCTTCCGAGCTCAAAATGCAGACCGGAAAAGGCAATGCAGACAAGGAAACGGTCGCCGTTGAAATGCAGATGCTGTTCGGTATTGATTACGACGAGCTGGCGATCCCGGTCCTGTACAAAAAAGACGACCCAAGAGGCAAGTACAAGAAGGGGGACGTACAGCAGCGGCTGTTCGATCCTTCCGACGCTTTGGCGCTGTGCTGGGCGTACCACCAAAAATATATCAGGGGAGTGGCTTAAAGATGAGCTATATCAATTTCAAAGGGACGGTCAAGAAGATTAACCTGAAATCTGCCGATGAGACGGAAATCACAATCAGCATTCCTGCTGAGGAGTTGGACGGTCAATATAATACGCTGCAAAGCATGCTGGAGCTTAAGGTTATCGGCGGGTTGGACTCGCAGATTGTCACGTACAAGGTTATGAAAAACGCCAAAACTGGACAGCCGCTTACGAAATATACTGTGGACAACGGCGGGGTCGTGTCCGTAGCCCAACCGGAAGGTGAGCAGCTTTCTATGGATTTGGGTCTGCCACCGGAAAAAGTGGAGGTTAAGGCAGAACCGGAGCATATCGATCTTGAAGTCATTCAAGCTTTCATTCTCAATGGGCTGGCGCCTCACTTCGAAGATATGGATTATGACTTTCAAGAAATCGAGCAGCGCCTTCTTGACGGTGAAACCTATCTGAAGATCGCTGCAGATGTGGACATGGGTGTCGGCGTATTTGTGGTTATGGTGGACGAGTACCGGAAGCGCGTGGCACCAATGGCCGCCAAATGGGACGAATGGCGGCAAGGCCAGGCGCCGGCTGAACCGGCAGCGGCAGGCTCGGCACCTGGTCCGGACGATAAACACCATGCGGATTCTGAAGGCGAAAAACAAGAGGGGGCTGATCCGACGGCTGACGGTGAAGGTGATGGGCTTGAAGGTGAAGCTTCAGGAGAGTCCGCTTCTGGCGAAGGTGGGGAATCCGGCGGCGCCGATCAGGAAGATCCTGCCGCTGAGGTCGAAGTGAGCAAGGAAGCGCTCGATGAATTTATTCTCAAGGAACGTCCATTGTTTCCGGAAATCGAATTCAACGGTGAACCTATCCCTTTTCCCGATCTCTTGGAAAAGCGAAAGCGTGAAGATAAAGTTTGGCGTGATATCGCTATCGAGAGCGGTATGACTAGCGGGCAGTTATCGTCCAAATGGTCCGCTTACCGCAAACTGGCGGCGAAGAAAATGCAAGGAGGCGGAGGAGCAGCGTAAAGCTGCTTCTTCTATTAGAAGGAGGAGCCGAAATGTTTATCGACGCTTATATGCAGATGCGGTATGAACAGGCTCGTGGTGTGCTGGCAGAAGTGATTTTGGAAAACGCCATAAAGAGATTCCGGGAAAAGCGGATACGCATGTTGATCGACCAGGCGCTGGACCAGCGGGATGCCAAAGCATTCTATCGATATTCGGCGGAGCTGGCCGGGATTAGAAAGGATGAAATCGAATGAAAGATCAAATACAAGCGGAGCTGCAGAAGCTAATGCCGCAGTTCAAGCGGGTTACGAAGATGATCCAGGAGGCAGAGGATTCTTGGACGGCACATTATGATCGGACAAATCCGGATGACATGTACCTTCGAGATATCTTTAATGTGGTGGGCGATAAACTGGGTGACGTTGAGCAGTTGCTCCGTGTGGCTGCAGCGCCGGTGGCAGAAGAGGGGATCTTGAGAAAGGGCAAAAACGGTCGGTATAGTTTGAACGGCTCAGAGTTTACCACCGGCCAATCGATCGAATATCTGGACGCGGGCTACGATGGATACGACCCGCGATGGGTATATTCCCGGATTGAGCACAATGGGACGGATTACTACATTGTCCGTAGCCCCAAGCTCCTGCTTAATGGGCTGAAAGTACGGATCAAGAGAATCTCGCGGTGGGATTGAATGAAAAAGCGGCTGAAAGCCCAGCCGCTTAATCCTCAGTAAGTTTCAATTCAATGAGTTGCTTGCAATGAGGACATTTTTTTTCCAATGTGAAAGTCTTCTTTTCGTTAATAGTAAGCAGTGAGAGTAGTTGGATGATCAGTCCAGGCAACGATATTCCTGCTAGAAGCAGAGTGATTCTATTAATTATAGCTGCATTTGTGATTACCTGGTCATCAATGAAAGCAAGAAAAATCATTAGGCCAATTAACCCGATTACTCCTACTGTCGCAAAGATAAATAGAAGTCCAAATACAATTTTTACCCATCGTTTCATTTTTCTAATTGTCACTATATCACCTCATTCTCTATTACGGGAAATAGTGGGAATAAGATTCACTTTTTGAAAGGAGTGGGACTCATGAATGATCAACAGCGCCGTAAGGCTTTTCAATGGGTCAAGTCGCTGTCGAACGCTAAATTTTGGAGCTGGATGAATTTCGTACACTCCCGGGCCTACGCCGCAGCAGCTCAGCATTATGATGAGGCAATGTCCATTGTCCTGCAGCCGAAGCAGGCCGCAGCGGTTAAAGCAAAGGCCAACGAGATCCGCGAGACCTGGGACGGCATGGCCACAATTACGATTGAGGAGACGGAAGGCAAAGAATTTCAAAATGTGGGGGTGTAGGCATGCGAAATACTTTAGGAGATTTGAACAATCACTTATTTGCTCAATTAGAGCGACTGAGCGACGAGGAACTGACCGGAGAAAAATTGGTGGACGAGATCAGCAGGGCGAAGGCTGTGACAAGCGTTGCTTCTCAAATTATTGCAAACGGATCTCTTGTTTTGGATGCGATAAAAATTGCTGATGACAAGTTGAATGCTAACACGACCATCCCCAAGATGTTGGAGGGATGATGTATGTTCCGATTCACATCTGATCAGGTCGATTTTATTAAAACCAATATCAAAGGTCGTTACATCGAGGAACTGACGGAGATGGTTAATGCTCATTTTGGCATTAACCTTAAGTCCTCACAAATTCGGGCTTTTGTGAAGAACAATGGCCTTAAAAGTGGCATCGATGCAAGGATTAAACCAGGAAGCGTTCCACCCAACAAAGGGAAGAAGGGGCTTAGTCAAGGCGGAGTGGAGACGCAGTTCAAAAAGGGTCACAAGCCGCACAATTATGTTCCTGTAGGTTCTGAAAGGGTAAACGGCGATGATTATGTAGATATCAAGGTTGCTGATCCGAATCAATGGCGGGGAAAGCACCTGATAGTCTGGGAGCGGCACCACGGACGCCACGTTCCGAAGGGGAATGCTGTTATCTTCGGGGATGGCAATCGGCGTAACTTTGATCCGGATAACTTGATCATGGTCACCCGCGGGCAATTGGCCATCATGAACAAACGAGGGCTCATTCAGAATGATGCAGAGCTGACGCGGACCGGTGTCATTATGGCAGATATCTATAAGAAGATCGGAGAGAGGAAGCGGGGCGGGAGACACTGACACTGGAGCTTTACAAGCCGGCGGACAAACATTCCACCGGTGGCGTAAGTTCCCAGACGACCATCGTACTCGCTCTGCTTGGGGCCTTAGCTCAGTCGGGTAGACGCGTCGCTGGCAGCGATAGCCATGGTCGGCGTGAACACCATCGTCAGCGAATATGTCGGAACAACGCACCCATGCATGATTCCGACCATAAGTAAGGCTGCATTCGGTTTTGGCCCAGCTGGCAGCTATATCCCGGCCCGTCGGTGCCGGTGCCAAGCGGGCATCCGCCTTATGAAGCGACATCTTCGTCGTCAAAAGATTCGGTATCCATGACATGACACCAGTGTCATGTTGAATATGAAAGGAGGAATTAGTTTGAAAGTTCCTCGGATTTTGCACTACCCCGGCAGAAAATGGAGCATGGCCGACTAGATTATCAGCCATATGCCGCCGCATACGACCTATCTGGAGCCTTTCTTCGGCTCCGGGGCGGTACTGTTTAACAAGCCACCGTCTGCACTGGAAACGGTGAACGACCTGGACGAGGACGTGGTTAACCTCTTCCGTGTCATCCGTGATCAGCCTGATGAACTGGCCCGTGCAGTGTACTGGTCACCATATGCTCGACAGGAATACCTTGTTTGCCAGAAAGGCGGGGATACGGATCTAGAGCGGGCCCGCCGGTTCCTGGTCCGCTGTTGGCAAAGCATCCGGGTAAAGACTGGGTCAATCAGCGGTTGGAAGTGCCGCGGAACGCCAGATGACTCCTACAGGGTGAAGCAGTGGAACAATTTGCCGGTAAAAATCGCCGCGGTTGCCGAGCGCCTGAAAGACGTTCAAATAGAGAATCGCCCGGCGATGCAGGTGATTGCTCGGTATAACAGGCCCGACGTTCTGATATATGCCGATCCGCCATATCTTCTCGAAACCAGGAATGGGGCAATCTACGACAACGAAATGACGGATGCCGACCACGAAGCATTGCTCGCCGCACTCGCAGCCCATCAGGGGCCTACATTCCTTAGCGGTTACGACAATCAGCTTTATAACGAGCGTTTGGCAGGATGGAGGCGAGAAGAACGACAGCAGGTTATCGAGACAGGGCAAAGCCGGACGGAAGTCCTCTGGATAAACCCTGTAGCCGCTGGTCAGGTCAGACAGCTGCAGCTATTTTAGGGGGAGAGGCTACACCCTTTCCCCACAAAGGAGAAATGAATATGAAAAAGGGAATATTTCGGGAAAGTGGCTGGAAAGCAGAGGTCAAGATAATCGAGGATAAATCAAATGAGGAGGAAGAGCGGTACGTGCTTGAAGTGGTAAAGACGCTTCGTCCTAGCCCATATTTCGGCGCGAGACCCGACGGTGATACATTCGAGGTTTTTGCCAATCGGCAATACCGGCATTATGTGGATTGGCAGTTAAGCATCGATTAATCCGGGCTAAGGCCCAAGGGAGGATATAAGACATGCAGAAGGCTGGGCCTATCAAATATTACAAAGTATCACGCGGCCAGGTGCTTGCTGGATTATTCCAATCCAACTGCCCAGATATGGTTGCTGATCAGATTAATCTTCTTCAGCGGGAATATCCCGGGATCGAGGTGAACGAAGTTTCGGAGAAAGAATACAAAGAGCTTCAGGAGGCAGCGAAAGCATGAAGGCCATTACCATAAAGCAGCCCTGGGCGACGTTGATCGCGCTCGGTGAGAAACGGTTCGAGACGCGTTCTTGGGCCACGAAGCACCGCGGCCCCCTCGCTATTCACGCGGGCAAGCAGGTGGACAAAGAAGTCTGCGAGCAGGTGGAGATCCGCGCAGCACTGGCCCGACATGGATTCACGGCGGATAATCTGCCGACAGGGGTAGTAGTGGCAATAGCACAACTGGCAGGGTGCTACACGATCTACGACACGATAGATAACGGAACACATATTGTCAGATGTCCAAATGGTAAATACGACTTCGACAAGGTCGAGTTCATCCGTAAGCCGGAAAGCGATTTTGGATACTACTCCGAAGGCCGATATGCCTGGGAGCTGGCGGACGTTCAACCGCTGCCGGAGCCATTCCCGGCCAAGGGGCAGCAAGGCCTGTGGAATTGGGAGGCACTCATACTATGACCGATAAGAATTTAACACCGAAACAAGCCAGGACACTGGAAGTCATTCAGTCATTCATAGCTAAAAACGGATATTCCCCGACTGTTCGTGAGGTTGCGAATCTGCTTAATCTCTATTCTTCATCGACAGCGTTCCGACATATTGATCTGCTTTGTCAAAAAGGATACATTTCTAAGAGCTCAGATGGACCGCGAACAATTCGTATACTCCGAGGATCAGATAATCAAGAAATTATAGTGGAAGGAATGAAGGAGGTCCTGCAGTTCTACGCCGATCGGTTGAATTGGGAATTCATCACCGATAAATCCGCGCCAGTGTTGGCAGATGGCGGTGAACGGGCGCGGGCAGTTTTGAAAAGAGTATATGGAGGCTCTTCATGATTCCGAGGCAAGACCGCTGGAGCCGATATCTAAAGTAATGCAAAGACCCCCATAACCTGGCCGGGCGCGGGGGTCCAATCTCTTACCTTCATTCGAATTATACCACGAGTGAGGGGATTATCATGGGGAAAAGCGACAAAACAGCAATCCAACTAGCTTTTGACATCCTCCCGATCGACGAAACAGAGACCCGTCGCCGGGTGGAAGAGTATTTGGAGACGGTCCGCGTGTACCGACAGATCGGCTTCGTGCGGCGCCAGGCGGCTATGACGGCCAGCCCGGAACCGCGGTATCATGGATCAACCAATGCAATCAGTCGGCAGACGGAGAATATAGCGATATGGAATACCGATAGAGCGGCGGAGCTCGAGCGGCAGTCGAAGCTTTTGGATTTGGCGATGGGGAGGCTGAAGAAAGCTGAGCGGGATATTATTCAACGGCGTTATTTGGACTATGAGGACGAGTATGATTCGATCCTGTGCGGTGAACTGGGCATGAGTGAACGGAAGTATCGGCGAGTGAAGTCGAGAGCGATTTATGTGTTGGCATGTGCGTTGGGGTTAGAAGTATTAATAGAACATTATCCGACTGTGATTATTTAACTGGCGTAAGCCAGTTTTTGCATTTTAAAGGGGATTTATATTACTTATCGAAATTACTATTTATATAAATTCCTACAAATGGGTGGTAAGCAGATGGCAATAAAATTAGAGAAAAGATTCAGATTAGCTGATGTAATAAACAAGAATAATAAATATCATTTATGGATTACATCGGTAGGGGTCGCTAGACAAGACCTATATTTTGTGAATAACCAAATAGCAAGATTGATTGACACTACTGAAAGAGAAAATTTTATCTACTACGCCAAAATGTCAATTGGACATGTAAATGAGTCGTTAGGACTTTTAAAAAAGGCAAGAGAAAAATATCAAATTATATGGAATGAGTTTTTAAAGATTAAAGGGTTTAAAGATAATTATGATGAACTATTAGAATTGTGTGAGGGAGAAAGCAAAGGCTCTTTCTATAGAGATGTCTTATTCAATGCAAGAAATAATATCTTTCATTACAATAAAGGAAATTGGATTGATCAGTCAAAAGAGTATGATTTCGAGAGTACTGAAAAGGTCCTTCAGTCTATGTACGATGAAAACTTTTACACAGGATATAAACTTGGAGTAATGAGTGGAGAGCATGACTTTTATTTCGCTGAGGAAATACAAATAAATTGGTTATTTGAGCTAGGTAAACAATACGAGCTTTCAGAAAGTGAACTGCTGTATAAGATCAGTTTAATAACCGCAAAGGTGATGAATATCCTTTCTTTAATTTTATATGAGTTCTTTGCAAGGAGTTCGAATCTTACTTCAGGATTTAATATCCGATATAAATAAAAATTTGGCCGTCTTTGGGCCGCTTTATGACCGCACAATGGCCGTTCATTATGGTTTATTCATGATAAATTTGTACTGTGGAAATCAGGCGAGAGTGACACGCACGGCCGCGAACTGCGGCGATGAACCGGGGCGTACCTCCTCTCGTCTTTTCTATTTCAGGAGTAAAGCAACTGATGGGCCAACCGGGAGGCAGTCGAGCAAAGGGAAACTCCTGATAAGAGTTTCTGGCTATGCTCCTTCAGTTGTTTTACTGCTCAAATATGAAAGAGTGAGCAATAAGGAGTCTGGCGGGGGATATTATTAATAGATCACCTGTAATCGCTGTTGAAGCTTTTGACTCCAATTTCAGCAGATCAGTAAAATGGTCTTGTTCTTCCTCTCTTGTTACAAAGTACAGATGCTTTTATAGCAAAGAGCGCAGCGCATTTGCTGCGGGCGCGGAGCGGACGCCATTCTTTAAAAAGCGTGTGAATTTCGCGAAAAGCGTTATTTTATCGCTGAAAAGCGTACATAGCACAGTCGAAGTCGTTCATTTATGAGCGGCTTTTTTTCTATTGGGGGAATTGTTCTTGAAAAAGAAGAAGCAACAGCAGCAGCGGTTAAAAGACCCGCCCAGGCAGCCGATCCGATGCAAGGATTGTATCTGGGGCCGGTGGGAAGGATCAGCACAGTTTTGTGGCAGGGTGAAGTGCCAGAAGGAAAAAAATCCCTGAATGTCGAAAGTTACTTATTAACGATGTCAGGAGGAGATTCTCGCATAATGCAAAGGGAAGAATTAATAAGACTTTTTGTTATTCCATTGACCACAGCTCTATTCACTACAATAATCCTCGTGGTAAAAGATTGGATTCAAAAGAAGGGTGCTACTAAACGAAATATAGCGGAAAAAATGTTAATAGACTTATATAACTATTTATTCACAATAAGTGTGAAGTATGAAAAGCTACTAATTATTTCAACTAGAGACGAACTTTATAACGTTGATGAAAATGGTAAAGAGTACTTTATAGAAGTTCCCTATATTGAAGACTCTTCCTTGTGGACTAAGGCGATTGATGAAACTGCAGAAATGATCTATAAAAATATACACCTTATACGATATGAAGACTTAATAAAATGGCTTGAAGTTGTAGCGGGAGATCAAGAAGAATATGTTACAGAAGATATCGCAATACAGAAGTATAGATCGTATTTGAATTTTCTGAAACAAATAAAAAAGAGTTATGGAGAACTATATAACGACTTTCATATGAGCAGTAGATTAAGAAGAAAATTGAGAATTAAAGAAATAAGGAAAAAGAAAAAAAATGCTAGAAAGAATCCCTTTTATTCTCGTCAGGAAAAGAAAAAAGAACGCGACCGTTTAAATAAAATAATACGCTCAATTAAAAAACACAAGTAACCGAAAAGCATCCTTTTTAAGGGTGCTTTTTTCATGCGCGAAAACAGCCTTCTGTGAGCTGTTCTGAGCGCTAGTTCGTGGGAACGTCCGTTTGCAGGGGTGAAGCGCCAGAATGGCAGCATGAGCCGATTCTGTTGGCCTGTGTCGAAACCTGTGGCAGTCCCATGATAAAAAACCAACTCAACATAAAGGAGGTCCTTATGGACATCAGAACCATACCGATAGAGCAGATCAACGCAGCCGCCTATAACCCGCGTATCGACCTTCAACCCGGAGATCCGGAGTATGAAAAGCTCCGCCGCAGCCTAGATGAATTCGGCTATGTGGACCCGATCGTCTGGAACGAGCAGACCGGCAATATGGTCGGCGGCCATCAGCGGTACAAGGTGATGGTGAAAGAGCAGGGATGCACGGAGTTGGCCGTTTCCGTCGTGAATTTGGACCCGGAGCGGGAGAAGCTGCTTAATCTTGCACTAAACAAGGTTTCAGGACGCTGGGATGACGAGGCGCTGGCGCGGCTGCTGGGCGAGCTGCAGCAAGGCGGCCTGGACATATCACTGTCTGGCTTTGATGCGGATGAAATTGACGACTTAATCGCGGAATTTACGGAGCCGCCGGCGGATCAGCTTGGAGACTTTCAAAACCGGGAGATGGATGTAGCGGACTTCGATGAATCCCGCTTCGACTGCAAATGTCCGCGCTGCGGCTTCGTCTTTGATCAATCAGGAGCGGATGCGTCATGAAACGGCCCGCTTGGGATTGGCGTCTAACCGATTTGGCGGATGTTCCGCAGCATGGCCGTACGGTGTTCTCCTGCTTCAGCTGCGGAGGCGGCTCCACGATGGGGTACAAGCTGGCCGGATACACGGTCTTGGGGAACGTGGAGATTGATCCACAGATGATGCGTATTTACCAGCGCAACCATAGCCCGCGTTATCCGTTCCTGATGCCGATTCAGGACTTCAAGTCGATTCCAGATGCGGAGCTGCCGCTGGAATTATTTAATCTGGACATTCTGGACGGATCACCGCCGTGCAGTGTGTTCTCCATGGCTGGACAGCGGGAAGCCAAATGGGGGAGCGAACACCATTTTCGGGAGGGGCAGGCCGTGCAGCGGTTGGATGACCTCTTCTTTGATTTCTTGGATGTGGCCGCGAAACTCCAGCCTCGGGTCATTGTAGCGG from Paenibacillus sophorae encodes:
- a CDS encoding HNH endonuclease signature motif containing protein codes for the protein MFRFTSDQVDFIKTNIKGRYIEELTEMVNAHFGINLKSSQIRAFVKNNGLKSGIDARIKPGSVPPNKGKKGLSQGGVETQFKKGHKPHNYVPVGSERVNGDDYVDIKVADPNQWRGKHLIVWERHHGRHVPKGNAVIFGDGNRRNFDPDNLIMVTRGQLAIMNKRGLIQNDAELTRTGVIMADIYKKIGERKRGGRH
- a CDS encoding DNA adenine methylase translates to MPPHTTYLEPFFGSGAVLFNKPPSALETVNDLDEDVVNLFRVIRDQPDELARAVYWSPYARQEYLVCQKGGDTDLERARRFLVRCWQSIRVKTGSISGWKCRGTPDDSYRVKQWNNLPVKIAAVAERLKDVQIENRPAMQVIARYNRPDVLIYADPPYLLETRNGAIYDNEMTDADHEALLAALAAHQGPTFLSGYDNQLYNERLAGWRREERQQVIETGQSRTEVLWINPVAAGQVRQLQLF
- a CDS encoding ParB N-terminal domain-containing protein, with translation MDIRTIPIEQINAAAYNPRIDLQPGDPEYEKLRRSLDEFGYVDPIVWNEQTGNMVGGHQRYKVMVKEQGCTELAVSVVNLDPEREKLLNLALNKVSGRWDDEALARLLGELQQGGLDISLSGFDADEIDDLIAEFTEPPADQLGDFQNREMDVADFDESRFDCKCPRCGFVFDQSGADAS
- a CDS encoding crossover junction endodeoxyribonuclease RuvC, translating into MQNGKPIELGLRDYSKIKMPDVLDAIYQDTFRMMEQEQPGMVILERPVHFKNASSVLALVGAYSMVTLAALHLGVQIGEIRPSELKMQTGKGNADKETVAVEMQMLFGIDYDELAIPVLYKKDDPRGKYKKGDVQQRLFDPSDALALCWAYHQKYIRGVA
- a CDS encoding ArpU family phage packaging/lysis transcriptional regulator, whose protein sequence is MGKSDKTAIQLAFDILPIDETETRRRVEEYLETVRVYRQIGFVRRQAAMTASPEPRYHGSTNAISRQTENIAIWNTDRAAELERQSKLLDLAMGRLKKAERDIIQRRYLDYEDEYDSILCGELGMSERKYRRVKSRAIYVLACALGLEVLIEHYPTVII
- a CDS encoding ASCH domain-containing protein, translating into MKAITIKQPWATLIALGEKRFETRSWATKHRGPLAIHAGKQVDKEVCEQVEIRAALARHGFTADNLPTGVVVAIAQLAGCYTIYDTIDNGTHIVRCPNGKYDFDKVEFIRKPESDFGYYSEGRYAWELADVQPLPEPFPAKGQQGLWNWEALIL
- a CDS encoding DUF6906 family protein, encoding MIAAAKGLVLENWLVERETPTQLVLIHRKSGKPKTINKGA
- a CDS encoding DUF5348 domain-containing protein, which gives rise to MKDQIQAELQKLMPQFKRVTKMIQEAEDSWTAHYDRTNPDDMYLRDIFNVVGDKLGDVEQLLRVAAAPVAEEGILRKGKNGRYSLNGSEFTTGQSIEYLDAGYDGYDPRWVYSRIEHNGTDYYIVRSPKLLLNGLKVRIKRISRWD
- a CDS encoding IDEAL domain-containing protein, translating into MFIDAYMQMRYEQARGVLAEVILENAIKRFREKRIRMLIDQALDQRDAKAFYRYSAELAGIRKDEIE
- a CDS encoding LexA family protein; protein product: MTDKNLTPKQARTLEVIQSFIAKNGYSPTVREVANLLNLYSSSTAFRHIDLLCQKGYISKSSDGPRTIRILRGSDNQEIIVEGMKEVLQFYADRLNWEFITDKSAPVLADGGERARAVLKRVYGGSS